The nucleotide window CAGCTCCAGTGTAGATACCTTCGGTATTTTCGCGGACGACCACAAAATCTATATCCTCCGGCCCCTTATCCTTTATCGGGGTATGGACTCCCGGATAGAGTTTGACCGGACGCAAGTTTATATATTGATCGAGTTCAAAGCGGGTGCGAAGCAGAATTCCCTTCTCCAGGATGCCCGGCTTGACGTCAGGATGACCGATGGCGCCAAGAAAGATGGCATCAACCTTCTTGAAATCATCGATAGCCGAGTCGGGCAGAACCTCGCCGGTCTTAAGGTAACGCTCCCCGCCAAAATCGAAATGGGTAAGCTCATATTTGAAACCGAATTTGGCCGCCGCCGCCTCCAAAACCTTCAGACCTTCGGCTATGACTTCGGGGCCGGTCCCGTCTCCGCCCATTACTCCCAGCTTATAAGATTTACCAGCCATATTATCTCCTCGCCTTAAGCGTTTTTTTGGTGTAGTTTATCAGCCCGCCGCTCGTGATGATATCTTGGATAAATGGCGGGAAGGGAGCCGCCTTGAAGGTGAGGCCCTTGGTAAGATTGGTTATCTCGCCAGTATCGGTATCGACCTTGACCTCATCCCCAGTCTCGATCGCATCGACCGCTTCGGCCGACTCCAATATCGGAAGTCCCATGTTGATGGCGTTGCGATAGAAGATGCGGGCAAACGATTTGGCCAGCACAACTGAGACTCCGGCCGCCTTGATGGCGATTGGGGCATGCTCGCGGGAGGAGCCGCAGCCAAAATTCTCCTCAGCGGCCAAAATATCTCCCGCCTTAACCTTATTAACAAACTCGCCGTCTAAGTCCTCCATGGCGTGCTTGCCGAGTTCGATCGGGTCGGAAGTATTCAAATATCTGGCCGGTATGATGACGTCGGTATCGATATCTCGTCCATATTTATGAGCGTGGCCTTGATATATCACTTACCCAACTCCTTTGAATTTAACTTAAGCTACCTCACTTGGGGACGCTATCCTGCCCATGATGGCCGAAGCGGCCGCAACGGACGGATTGGAGAGATAGACCTCACTCTCGGGATGACCCATGCGCCCGACAAAATTACGGTTGGTGGTAGCGACGGCCCGCTCCCCTTTGGCCAGGATCCCCATATGCCCGCCGAGACACGGCCCGCAAGTCGGA belongs to Actinomycetota bacterium and includes:
- the leuD gene encoding 3-isopropylmalate dehydratase small subunit, producing MIYQGHAHKYGRDIDTDVIIPARYLNTSDPIELGKHAMEDLDGEFVNKVKAGDILAAEENFGCGSSREHAPIAIKAAGVSVVLAKSFARIFYRNAINMGLPILESAEAVDAIETGDEVKVDTDTGEITNLTKGLTFKAAPFPPFIQDIITSGGLINYTKKTLKARR